AATAAGCAGGAAGTAGTGTGTACCTATAAATTTGAAGAAATGGCCAAAGGTGCTGCTGTTCTCGATTTGGAGCGCTCGCGAATGGCTGAAAAAAAAGATTTTCCGTGGCTAACCGACGATTCAATTGACTGGGGTACATGGTGCCATGTTTCAAACCCCGATTATAAATCGACCAACCGGCTTATTGATTTTTTGGTGGATGTGGTTAGTAAAAATGGTGGGGTATTGTTAAATATTACACCTACAGCACAGGGCGATATTCCACAACCGGTTCAAGAGCGCTTGCTGGAAATGGGACAATGGCTTAGCACCAATGGCGAAGCCATTTACGGAACCCGGCCCTGGAAAGTTTATGGCGAAGGCCCGGCTAAAGTTACCGAAGGGCACCTGAGCGAACATCAGAATAAAGATAATACCGAAGAAGATATACGCTTTACACAAAAAGATGGCGTGTTGTACGCCTTGCTTTTAGATGTGCCAAGTAAAGAAATTCAAATAAGGGCAATGGGAAAAAATGCGGCTTTACTCGATAAAAAAATTAAAAACATCGAGGTGCTTGGCAGCAACGAAAAAGTTTCGTGGGAAGTTACCGATGCTGCACTTAAAATCTCGAAACCAACAGAAAAAACATCAGACCACTGCGTTGTTTTCAAGTTGAGCTTTTAGCGTATATACACCAGTTCCTGTATTTAAAAATGTAAGTTATGACACCAAAAGAAAGATTTTTTGCCACTATAAATAACCAGACGGTTGACCGGCCGGCAACCTGGCTCGGATTACCAACTCCCGATGCCATTCCGGGCTTACTGAACTACTTTCAGGTAGGCTCGGTTGCCGAGTTGAAAACAAAACTAAACGACGATGTTTGGCCGGTAATTGTACCTTATAACAACGAACCGTTTAATGATATTGGCTGCGCACTTGATTTTACCAAAGATGGTGAAGGGGGCTCGCAGGACGAGCGCACTTTAACGGCACCCGGATATTTTGAGAACATGACCGACCCGGCGGCTGTGGAACAATTTCCGTGGCCCGATCCAAAAGATTTTCTCGATGTGGATGAGGCAGCCCGCAGAGCAAAGGAAATTCCTGCCGATAAGCTTCGTATGGGTATAATGTGGTCGGCACATTTCCAGGATTCATGCTCGGCTTTTGGTATGGAAAACGCCTGATAACCATGATGATGTACCCCGAAATGTACCAGGCCGTTATTAACCGGATAACCGATTTTTACCTGGAAGTGAACGAGCTGTTTTATGAAGCCACAAAAGGCCATTTGGATGCGGTGCTAATTGGTAACGATTTTGGTTCGCAATCAGCACTTATGGTTGACCCCGATTTGTTGCGGGCTTATGTTTTCGAAGGAACAAAAAAGTTGGTCGACCAGGCCAAAAGTTATGGTTTAACTGTGGTGCATCATTCATGCGGGTCAATATTTCCTATTATTGGCGATTTATTTGATATGGGAGTAGACGTGGTACACCCCATTCAGGCTTTGGCGGCCGATATGGATATTGAAACTTTACAGAAAAATTTTAAAAATAAAGGTGCATTTTGTGGCGGCGTCGATGCGCAGGAATTACTGGTAAACGGAACACCAGCGCAATTAAGCGCCGCGGTAGAGAAAATTAAACAGGTTTTTCCAACAGGATTAGTAATTTCGCCCAGCCACGAAGCTATTTTACCCGATATAAATCCGGCCAATATTGAAGCCATGTATGCTGCGGTGCATCGCAGCTAAAACCGGAAGGGTATAAACTGTCGCAAAAAAAAACGTTACGGTTTGGCTTTAACTAAATTTTTAAACTAAAACTTGCGAATTCTTCGCGTAATTAAAACATAAAAATATGATTCAACCTAACCCAATTATAGGAACCGGACTACACGCGGTAGGAGGCGTTTCAGCTGCCAGTTGTTACATGCCTTTCGAGGGCATAAAAAAATGGTCGTGGGGTACCTTTTGGATTGTACAGGCCTTGTTTGCCTGGTGCATTATGCCATTGGTAATTGGTTATTTAACTGTCCCGAATTTATTCCAGGTATTAACAGAAGCTCCGTCTTCGGCTTTTTGGACTGCTTTTATTTTAGGCGCCTGTTATGGTTTTGGCGGCTTGTCGTTTGGTTATGCCATTCGTAATATAGGTTATTCGTTAACCTATACTATTTCTATTGGTATCTCGGCTGTTTTAGGCACCGTAGTACCTCTTATTCTTAACGGAACAGTTGTGCAGCAATTCTCTAAAACAGGCGGAGGAATAGTATTGGCCGGGATGGTGATTTCAATGCTTGGAGTTGGACTTTGCGGTCGTGCCGGTTTTTTGAAAGAAAAAAATATGGGCGAAAAACAGGCGGGAAGCAAACTCCGGTTCAATATGAAAAAAGGCTTGTTGCTTACTGTTATTGCCGGTTCGTTATCAGCCGTTTGGGGCATTTCTCTTGAGTTTGGCCAGCCTATTTCCGACATTGCCGCAAAATACGGAGCAGGTCATTTTGAAGGTAACGCCAAATTGATTGTTTCGTCGCTGGGCTGTTTGCTTACCAACCTTACCTGGTTTATTGTTGTAACCATAAAAGACGGAACTATAAAAAGCCTTTGGCAACGAAAAGAAGTGGGGAATAAACTGTTTTTCGGCAACTACGCTTTATCGGCGCTAGCTGGTTCGCTGTGGTATACACAATTCTTTTTCTATGGACTGGGACACGTTAAAATGGGAAGCTTCCAGTTTGCAAGCTGGGTGTTGCACATGAGTATGCTTATTTTCTTCAGTTACATTATTGGTGTGATAATGAAAGAATGGCGTGGTGTTAAACGCAAAACATATGTTACCCTGGTTATTGCCTTATTGGTGCTGGTGGGCTCGTTTGTGTTAATGAGCTACGGAAGTTATATTGGTGAAATGATATCGAATGGGCACTAGTTTAAAGGATCTTTTACATAAAAAGAAAGAATGCCATTCGTATAAGTTTTCAAAATACGGATGGCATCTTTTTTTGCCTGTGATATGGTCTTAGCCGGTAAGTTGGGTTCAAATACTTTTCGATTACTTTATTTTACGGCAAATTAGTAGTTTAAATTTTTTAACTGGTTGTTTTTTGTACAAAACAGACTTTCAAAAGAGGGTTGGACTTTTATTTGTATTCGCTGATCTATCATTAAAAAAAGCACCCGACCAACCGAAGTTGACGGGTGCTTTTTGTCAAAATTAACTAATCAAACCTATTACTTATAATTATGCTTTATTAACCATCTTCGCCACCAATACCGCGTTCTTTATAACCTTCAAGGGTAATTTTAAAACAATGCGCATATTCGGTTGGATAATTTTTAGGAGCTTTAATAATTAAGCCTTTGTCGGTGCGTTCCCAAACAATAGTTTCATCGCTACCGAGTAACTCAATATTTTCAATAGGGTTATTTAATGCACCAATTTGTGTGCTTAAGGTGTTAATTTGTATTTCTTTCTCCGGATCAGCCATCACAATGGCATACAATTCAGTATCCGATTTTTGGGTAAAGCGAATGTCTTTGTTGGTATATTCAATTTTCCCTTTTTCCTCGATTTTATGCCCACCGGATGCAATACGTGTAGGGCCTTCTCCAAATACAGTCCATGGACGGGTTCCGTAAATAGCATCGCCGTTTACCTCTAGCCAGGCACCCATTTCTGCCAGCAGGTATTTCATTTCTTCCGGAATCGATCCGTCAGGATTTGGAGGAACGTTAAGCAACATGCAACCGTTTTTGGCAACAATGTCAACCAAAATATCCACCAGCTCGTTAGGCGTTACAAATTTGGCATTCGAGCGGTAAAACCAGGCACCGGGCGAGGTGTCGGTTAACCAGGCCTGTTTTTTTGGTTGGTTGGGGCGGCCACGTTCGTAATCGCGAATGGCAACTTCTTCAGGGAAAGTCGTTTCTTTAAAACAAACGGCAACATCTTTACCCCATTCTTTTCCTTTATTATAGTAGTAAGCTAAAAATTTCTTGCGATCAGCTTCCGGCAAATTCTCCAGCCACCAGTCGAACCACAACAGGTCGGGCTGGTAAACATCGATAAATTCTTTTAGTTTAGCCCACCATTCTTCCATAAACCGTTCTGAAACTTCAGTTGATTCCACATCATGAGGCTCAGTGTATAAATCGTAATCTTCCGGATTTACTGTAAAATAGGCGTGTGCCGGTGCAAAGTATTTCCATGTGAATGCGTGGTGAAATGAGCCCATATATTTCAGGCCTTTTTCTTCAATCGTTTTTTTCAGTTCTGCCGAAACGTCAACACCACCATAATTTACCGAGTTCCATCGGGTTGTCTTGCTGTCCCACATGGCAAAGTTGTCGTGGTGCATGGCAACCGGACCGGCAAATTTTGCCCCGGATGCTGCAAATAAATCGGCCCATTCCTGTGCGTTAAAGCCTGTTGGTTTAAACTGATTAATTAAATGGATGTAATCATATTCGGCCGGGTCGCCATATTGTTCAACATGATGTTTAAAATTCGATGTTTCTTTTTGCCACATACGCATGCCATGCCAGCCTTGCATCCGTTCATTTTCATCCATATTTATAAAGGCATTTGAAACTGGCCCCCAATGGGCATAAATACCGAACTTGGCATCTAAAAACCAATCCGGAGTAACATTGGCCTTGGCAAGCGATTCCCAGTTTTCTTCAAATTTTTGATTGCAGCAAGAGGTTTCACCTTTGCTTTCAGGTGAGGTAGTACTGCATGCTTGAAATAGTAATAAAGTTGCACTAATAATAAGTGACAGACTGATGGTTTTCATTAAAAAATATTTTCAGGTTTCAGATGAATACAAAGCTAAGGGCTGGCCTTAAATCTTTAGGGAGGTTATTTGCCTAAAATTAGGGGACAAATTTTTTAAGCTGATTCCTTTGTGTTCAGTTTTTTCCACAACAGATAACAGTTACAAGTTTGGCGATGAACACCTTTAAACCAGACCTAATGAGTTTCAATAAAAAAATTGACCACCTTAAATATGAAATTTTGCCCCTGACAGGCTTGAACAATACGCAGTACTTTTGTTGAGTAAACTTTAAGCCAATAAAATGAAGTACTTAAAACTTTTGTCTGCACTAATTATAATCATCGTCTTAAAAAATGTTGCCTTTGCACAAACCAACTTTGTATTTGTTTTAACCGACGATCACCGATACGATTTGTTGGGTTGCACCGGAAACAACCTTATAAAAACTCCAAATATTGATAAACTGGCCAATGACGGTGTGCTTTTTACAAATGCCCACATAACCAGTGCCATTTGTACACCAAGCCGGGTATCCATATTTTTAAGTCAGTTTGAACGAAAGCACGGTGTAAATTTTAACTCCGGTACAAGCATGTCTGATGAGGCCTGGGAACAATCATATTCTGTGGTAATGCGTAAAAATGGCTACTACATCGGTTATATCGGGAAAAACCATGCCCCAATTGGCGATGGTGGTTACGGAAGCGGAGTAATGGAAGAATCGTTTGATTACTGGTATGCCGGCCACGGACATTTGAGTTTTTATCCCAAAAACAGGCATAAAATTTTTAAGGGAGCAAAAAACGATACCCAGGTGGAGGTAATGAATGAAGGGGTTGATGATTTTTTTAGCAACGAATATCGGTTGGAAGGGGCAAAACATTTTCTGGAAAACCGACCCGATGACCAACCCTTTTGTTTGAGTATTTGTTTTAACCTGCCTCACGGGGCTAGTACCAGCACCATGAAATTGCTGCCTACCGACTCCTCGCTGTATCGCACAGCTTATCGCGATATTGAAATACCATTGCCTGATAATTACATCGCAAAAAAAAATATTGCTACACCAAAATTACCTGCTGACATTCATTTTGCCGAAGAGCGGCAGGAAGGCTACAATTATGTGGATACCCCGGAAACCTTAAAAGAACGAATGATACGGAATTACCAGGCAGTTACCGGCATTGATGGTTTAATAGGTAGTCTGCGAAAAACATTGGCACAAAATGGCCTCGATGAAAATACGATAATCATTTTTACCTCAGACCATGGTATTTTTTGGGGAGAGCACGGACTTGGCGGAAAAGCCTTGTGTTACGAAGTGTGCACTCATGTGCCAATGATTATTTATAACCCTATGGCACCGGGTAAGGCCAAAGGTGTTATTTCAGACCAACTGGTTCAAACCATTGATATTGCTCCAACCATGCTCGAATATGCGGGTATTGAAAAACCGGACGCATTTCAGGGGAAAAGTTTAGCTGCCCTTGTTGATGGGCACAACGAAGCGGTACGCGATTACCTTTTCACCGAAAACCTTTGGTCAACCCAGTTTGGAAATCCACGCTGCGAGTCGGTTCAGAATAAAGAATGGAAATACATACGTTACTATAAGAATGAGAACCTGAAAGCTTCTGTAAAAATTGAGGCTGCCCAAATGCTGGGTATGAAAGTTAATGACATGCTTTATGCTCAGCACGATCCGGATATTGCGCAATACAGAGCATTTGTTGAAGCTCCTTTAAACGGCGAAAACGCAGTTTACGAAGAACTTTATAACCTTAAAAACGACCCGAACGAACAAATAAACCTGGCCGCGGATGAAAAATACAACTTGGTGTTGAATGAATTAAGAGCAGCCTGGAAAAAAGAAATTAAATACGCACGAGGCGAAGGTGCACCAAAAGTGCTGCGCTACACAAAAGATTATTCCTTGGAAAAAGGAGGCCCGGTATCTCACGAATAGGGTGCGCGCCTTGAGCCCATTGAGCCGGTTATTACTTTGAAATTAAGAACTTGAAATATGAACATCAGAAACACATTTTTACTACTTATTGGTTTTGCTATCCTGGCATCGTGCCAGGTGGAACAACCACACATTGCCGACCAAAATTTTAATGTCGATTGGCTATTTTATAAAGGCGATGCCGAAGGCGCTGAAGCAACAGCTTTCCCTGATGCTGATTGGCGCAAGCTTGATTTACCTCACGATTGGGCTATTGAAGGTCCGTTTGACGGCGTAAAAAACAATGCCCGCACCGGAGGTTTGCCGGTTCACGGAACGGGCTGGTACCGCAAACATTTTACTGTTGAAAAAGCCATGCAGGGCAAACAGGTTTCCATTGAGTTTGATGGGGCAATGAACGATGCCCATGTGTGGCTAAATGGCCAACTGGTGGGTAACAGGCCTTACGGTTATATTGGATTCGAGCTCGATTTAACACCCTACATAAAGTTTGGCGAAGAAAATGTTTTGGCGGTGCGTTTGCAACCACAAGACCTTGCCATGCGCTGGTATCCCGGAGCAGGAATCTACCGCAATGTTCGAATAAAATATAATAATCCCGTTCATATTCCTCAGTGGGGAACTTTTGTTACCACCCCCGAAATATCGGTAGAAAAAGCTGTGGTGAAAATTAGAACTACTGTAAAAAATGCCGGACAAACCAGCCAGGTAACGCTTAAAACCAGTTTAAAAGACAAAAATGGTGCAGAAGTGGCAAGTGCAGCTGAAGAGTTTAACATATCAGGCGAAAAGCTTGCAGAAACGGAACAGGTTCTGGAAGTGGCAAACCCGGAACTTTGGGAGTTGGAAACGCCAACTTTATACAAGGTTGTTTCAGAAGTAATTCAAAACGGGAATGTGCTGGATGTTTATGAAACTCCCTTTGGCATTCGCACCATTGAATTTACGCCAAACGATGGATTTCTGTTAAACGGCAAGCGGGTTCAGCTTAAAGGTGTTTGTATGCATCACGACCTTGGCGCACTTGGTTCGGCTTTTAACTACCGTGCCCGCGAGCGCCAGATGGAAATAATGAAAAGTATGGGGGTAAATGCCCTGCGTACAAGCCACAATCCGCCGGAGCCCGAGTGGTTGGAAATTTGCGATAAAATGGGAATTTTGGTACAGGTTGAAGCTTTCGACGAATGGAAAAAGGAAAAGGTAATAAATGGCTACAACCAGTATTTTGATGAGTGGCACGAGCAGGATTTACGCGATATGGTCCGTCGCGACCGCAACCATCCATCGGTGATAATGTGGAGCCTCGGTAATGAAATTCTGGAACAAGGAGTTGCTGATGGCTGGCAACTTACCAAACACCTGAACGATATTGTAAAAGATGAAGATACCACACGACCCACAACCGCAGGATTTAATTACTATCCAGCTCCGTTTAAAAACAAGTTGGCATTTGAAATCGATGTGGTTGGAATGAACTACTGGCCCATTGAGTACAAAGAAATCAAAGAGAAATATCCGGATATGATTGTTTACGGTTCGGAAACTTCATCGCAAACCAGTAGCCGGGGCGTTTATCATTTGCCTATCGACCCCTTGCCACAGCGCCACACCGGGCATGTTAGCAGTTACGATGTAATTGTTGGTCCGCCTTGGGCTTACCCACCTGATGCCGAATGGGATGCACTGGAAGCTGAACCTGCGGCTTTGGGAGAGTTCATCTGGACAGGTTTTGATTACCTGGGAGAACCAACTCCTTATGGTGGCCGCGATAATTCAACCCATGGCTATTGGAATGACGATTGGCCATCGCGCTCGTCGTATTTTGCACCGGTTGACTTGTGTGGTTTCCCAAAAGATCGCTATTACCTGTACCAAAGCCAGTGGACCGAAGAGCCCATGGTACATGTATTGCCGCATTGGAACTGGAATGGTATGGAAGGTCAAAACATACCGGTTTTTGCTTACACCAACTGCGAAGAGGTAGAGTTGTTTGTGAACGGAAAATCGTATGGTAAAAAAGTAAAAGGGAAAGATTTAACAGAAATTCCGGCTGAGTTTCATTCTTACCCAAAAGGAACGTACAAATCAAAATACCGCCTCTCGTGGGAAGTGCCGTATCAACCCGGGGTACTAAAAGTTATTGCCTATAAAAATGGAGAGGCTACCGTTCAAAAGGAAATAGAAACAGCAGGTAAACCGGCAAAAGTGTTGGTTGAAGCCGACAGAAACGAAATTTCAGCTGATGGTTCAGACCTATCGTTCTTAGCGGTAAAGTTAACGGACGAGAACGGTAACTTGTGCCCCTTATCCGATAATCTGGTTGAATTTGAAATTACCGGTGCCGGAACGTTGGTTGGCGTTTGTAACGGCAATCAGCGCGACCTGTCATCGTTTCAGGAGCCTCGCCAGCAAGCCTTTAATGGTTTGTGCCAGGCAATTATTAAAAGTACCAACGAACCCGGGGAGATTATCGTAAAAGTTAGCTCCGAAGGATTGGAAAATACCGAAATAAAACTAACAACAAAATAAAAGCTGGGAGCCTGGAGCTCGCAGCCAGAAACTATAAAATATGAAATCGAAAACACTAGCACTAATTCTTGCACTATTTTGTGCTATCAGCGTTTTTGCAAAAGAACGCCCCAATGTGCTAATCATTATTTCCGACGACCAGGGGTGGGGTGATGTAGGCTTTAACGGCTGTACCGATATTCCAACACCAAACCTTGATAAACTGGCAGAAGAAGGGGTAAGCTTTCAGGCTGGATATGCCTCACATCCTTATTGCAGTCCTAGCCGCGCAGGCTTGCTTTCGGGCCGTTATCAGCAACGTTTCGGGCACGAGAACAACACGCCATACGACCACGGTGATCCTGAAGCAGGATTGCCGGTTAATGAATTAAT
Above is a genomic segment from uncultured Draconibacterium sp. containing:
- a CDS encoding uroporphyrinogen decarboxylase family protein; the encoded protein is MMMYPEMYQAVINRITDFYLEVNELFYEATKGHLDAVLIGNDFGSQSALMVDPDLLRAYVFEGTKKLVDQAKSYGLTVVHHSCGSIFPIIGDLFDMGVDVVHPIQALAADMDIETLQKNFKNKGAFCGGVDAQELLVNGTPAQLSAAVEKIKQVFPTGLVISPSHEAILPDINPANIEAMYAAVHRS
- a CDS encoding alpha-L-fucosidase, which translates into the protein MKTISLSLIISATLLLFQACSTTSPESKGETSCCNQKFEENWESLAKANVTPDWFLDAKFGIYAHWGPVSNAFINMDENERMQGWHGMRMWQKETSNFKHHVEQYGDPAEYDYIHLINQFKPTGFNAQEWADLFAASGAKFAGPVAMHHDNFAMWDSKTTRWNSVNYGGVDVSAELKKTIEEKGLKYMGSFHHAFTWKYFAPAHAYFTVNPEDYDLYTEPHDVESTEVSERFMEEWWAKLKEFIDVYQPDLLWFDWWLENLPEADRKKFLAYYYNKGKEWGKDVAVCFKETTFPEEVAIRDYERGRPNQPKKQAWLTDTSPGAWFYRSNAKFVTPNELVDILVDIVAKNGCMLLNVPPNPDGSIPEEMKYLLAEMGAWLEVNGDAIYGTRPWTVFGEGPTRIASGGHKIEEKGKIEYTNKDIRFTQKSDTELYAIVMADPEKEIQINTLSTQIGALNNPIENIELLGSDETIVWERTDKGLIIKAPKNYPTEYAHCFKITLEGYKERGIGGEDG
- a CDS encoding sulfatase-like hydrolase/transferase; the encoded protein is MKYLKLLSALIIIIVLKNVAFAQTNFVFVLTDDHRYDLLGCTGNNLIKTPNIDKLANDGVLFTNAHITSAICTPSRVSIFLSQFERKHGVNFNSGTSMSDEAWEQSYSVVMRKNGYYIGYIGKNHAPIGDGGYGSGVMEESFDYWYAGHGHLSFYPKNRHKIFKGAKNDTQVEVMNEGVDDFFSNEYRLEGAKHFLENRPDDQPFCLSICFNLPHGASTSTMKLLPTDSSLYRTAYRDIEIPLPDNYIAKKNIATPKLPADIHFAEERQEGYNYVDTPETLKERMIRNYQAVTGIDGLIGSLRKTLAQNGLDENTIIIFTSDHGIFWGEHGLGGKALCYEVCTHVPMIIYNPMAPGKAKGVISDQLVQTIDIAPTMLEYAGIEKPDAFQGKSLAALVDGHNEAVRDYLFTENLWSTQFGNPRCESVQNKEWKYIRYYKNENLKASVKIEAAQMLGMKVNDMLYAQHDPDIAQYRAFVEAPLNGENAVYEELYNLKNDPNEQINLAADEKYNLVLNELRAAWKKEIKYARGEGAPKVLRYTKDYSLEKGGPVSHE
- a CDS encoding L-rhamnose/proton symporter RhaT — translated: MIQPNPIIGTGLHAVGGVSAASCYMPFEGIKKWSWGTFWIVQALFAWCIMPLVIGYLTVPNLFQVLTEAPSSAFWTAFILGACYGFGGLSFGYAIRNIGYSLTYTISIGISAVLGTVVPLILNGTVVQQFSKTGGGIVLAGMVISMLGVGLCGRAGFLKEKNMGEKQAGSKLRFNMKKGLLLTVIAGSLSAVWGISLEFGQPISDIAAKYGAGHFEGNAKLIVSSLGCLLTNLTWFIVVTIKDGTIKSLWQRKEVGNKLFFGNYALSALAGSLWYTQFFFYGLGHVKMGSFQFASWVLHMSMLIFFSYIIGVIMKEWRGVKRKTYVTLVIALLVLVGSFVLMSYGSYIGEMISNGH
- the galB gene encoding beta-galactosidase GalB — its product is MNIRNTFLLLIGFAILASCQVEQPHIADQNFNVDWLFYKGDAEGAEATAFPDADWRKLDLPHDWAIEGPFDGVKNNARTGGLPVHGTGWYRKHFTVEKAMQGKQVSIEFDGAMNDAHVWLNGQLVGNRPYGYIGFELDLTPYIKFGEENVLAVRLQPQDLAMRWYPGAGIYRNVRIKYNNPVHIPQWGTFVTTPEISVEKAVVKIRTTVKNAGQTSQVTLKTSLKDKNGAEVASAAEEFNISGEKLAETEQVLEVANPELWELETPTLYKVVSEVIQNGNVLDVYETPFGIRTIEFTPNDGFLLNGKRVQLKGVCMHHDLGALGSAFNYRARERQMEIMKSMGVNALRTSHNPPEPEWLEICDKMGILVQVEAFDEWKKEKVINGYNQYFDEWHEQDLRDMVRRDRNHPSVIMWSLGNEILEQGVADGWQLTKHLNDIVKDEDTTRPTTAGFNYYPAPFKNKLAFEIDVVGMNYWPIEYKEIKEKYPDMIVYGSETSSQTSSRGVYHLPIDPLPQRHTGHVSSYDVIVGPPWAYPPDAEWDALEAEPAALGEFIWTGFDYLGEPTPYGGRDNSTHGYWNDDWPSRSSYFAPVDLCGFPKDRYYLYQSQWTEEPMVHVLPHWNWNGMEGQNIPVFAYTNCEEVELFVNGKSYGKKVKGKDLTEIPAEFHSYPKGTYKSKYRLSWEVPYQPGVLKVIAYKNGEATVQKEIETAGKPAKVLVEADRNEISADGSDLSFLAVKLTDENGNLCPLSDNLVEFEITGAGTLVGVCNGNQRDLSSFQEPRQQAFNGLCQAIIKSTNEPGEIIVKVSSEGLENTEIKLTTK